A window of the Cicer arietinum cultivar CDC Frontier isolate Library 1 chromosome 6, Cicar.CDCFrontier_v2.0, whole genome shotgun sequence genome harbors these coding sequences:
- the LOC140920682 gene encoding uncharacterized protein, translating into MTDKFVQPAIPRFDGHYDHWSMMMENFLRSKELWSLVEEGIPVSTIRTAPTSEAQRRSVEEAKLKDLKVKNFLFQAIDREIMETILDKGTSNAIWMSMRQKYQGYTRVKRAQLQALKKEFELLAMKEGEKVDNFLGKTLSVVNKMKSNGENMEQKESNDLSALTIDELHGSLLVHERRMQEPQVEEQVLKVTHDDRFGEEEEEELSLGVEEEEDVKEEWEKKEKYAKMEEEEEEELLLMSHMDLHQVTKEEVWFLDSGCSNHMTGNKGWFSNLEEGLCQTVKLGNDMKMNVVAKGNVRMQVNGVTQVISDVYFVPELKNNLLSLGQLQEKGLAILIQNGTCKVFHSRKGLIMQTKMSGNRMFYVSATAVSKETMCLQTKLEKETHLWHCRFGHLNYKGLNTLSQKHLVADLPKLKCPKKTCIICLIGKQHR; encoded by the exons ATGACAGACAAGTTTGTGCAACCTGCTATTCCAAGATTTGATGGTCACTATGATCATTGGTCAATGATGATGGAGAACTTTTTGAGAAGCAAAGAGTTATGGAGTCTTGTAGAGGAAGGAATACCAGTGTCAACAATTAGAACTGCACCAACAAGTGAAGCACAGAGACGCAGCGTGGAGGAAGCCAAGCTCAAGGATTTGAAGGTTAAGAATTTCCTATTCCAGGCTATTGATAGAGAAATTATGGAGACAATCCTTGACAAAGGGACATCAAATGCAATTTGGATGTCAATGAGGCAGAAGTACCAAGGTTACACAAGGGTAAAGAGAGCACAACTTCAAGCTCTAAAAAAAGAGTTTGAGTTGCTTGCCATGAAAGAAGGAGAGAAGGTAGACAACTTTCTGGGAAAAACTCTTAGTGTGGTgaataaaatgaaatcaaatggTGAAAACATGGAACAAA AGGAGTCAAATGATTTGAGTGCCTTAACCATTGATGAACTCCATGGAAGTCTTCTTGTTCATGAACGAAGGATGCAGGAACCTCAAGTGGAGGAGCAGGTGCTGAAGGTTACACATGATGATAGATTTGgagaggaagaggaagaagagcTTTCTCTAGGGGTGGAAGAGGAAGAGGACGTGAAAGAAG AATGGGAGAAAAAGGAAAAGTATGCAaagatggaagaagaagaagaggaggAGCTCCTGTTGATGTCACACATGGACCTGCATCAAGTCACGAAGGAGGAGGTCTGGTTCTTGGACTCGGGATGTAGCAACCACATGACAGGAAACAAAGGTTGGTTCTCTAATTTAGAAGAAGGTCTTTGTCAAACTGTGAAATTAGGGAATGACATGAAAATGAATGTGGTAGCAAAAGGAAATGTGAGAATGCAAGTCAATGGTGTCACTCAAGTAATTTCTGATGTCTATTTTGTTCCTGAGCTTAAGAATAACCTTCTTAGCTTAGGACAACTTCAAGAAAAAGGATTGGCAATTTTGATTCAGAATGGAACATGCAAAGTCTTTCACTCTAGAAAGGGCTTAATCATGCAAACTAAGATGAGTGGAAATAGGATGTTTTATGTGTCAGCCACTGCAGTATCAAAGGAGACCATGTGTCTACAAACTAAGCTAGAGAAAGAAACTCACTTGTGGCACTGTCGGTTTGGGCACCTTAATTACAAAGGGCTAAACACACTGTCACAAAAACACTTGGTAGCTGATCTGCCAAAACTGAAGTGCCCAAAGAAGACTTGCATCATCTGTTTGATTGGAAAACAACACAGGTGA
- the LOC140920681 gene encoding secreted RxLR effector protein 161-like: MGSSNSVNNPIVPGTQLSNDETGDGVDVTMFKQTVGSLMYLTTTRPDLMYRVSLISRFMANPKSSHWLAAKRILRYIKGTTDFGILYKRGRSNAGLVSYTDSNYAGDLDDRKSTSGFAFIMGSGAISWASKKQPIVSLSTTEAEYIAAAFCACQCVWLRGILEQLGAEEKGSTKILCDNNSTIQLSKNPTFHGRSKDLVNDGAVKLSFCSTEEQIADIMTKPLKLEQFVKLRRMLEVIDAAEV; the protein is encoded by the exons ATGGGAAGCAGCAACAGTGTGAACAACCCTATTGTGCCTGGAACACAATTGTCAAATGATGAGACAGGAGATGGAGTAGATGTTACCATGTTTAAGCAAACAGTTGGAAGTCTCATGTACCTCACAACCACTAGACCAGATTTGATGTATAGAGTAAGCTTGATTAGTAGATTCATGGCAAATCCAAAGTCATCTCATTGGCTTGCAGCAAAAAGgattttaagatatattaaagGAACTACTGATTTTGGCATACTCTACAAAAGGGGCAGAAGTAATGCAGGCCTTGTATCCTATACAGATAGCAATTATGCTGGAGATTTGGATGATAGGAAAAGCACTTCAGGTTTTGCTTTCATTATGGGATCGGGAGCAATTTCATGGGCTTCAAAGAAACAACCAATAGTGAGCTTATCAACCacagaagctgaatatattgcagctgcATTTTGTGCTTGTCAATGTGTTTGGCTTAGAGGAATCTTGGAGCAACTTGGAGCTGAAGAAAAAGGAAGCACAAAGATTCTTTGTGACAACAATTCTACAATTCAGTTGTCTAAAAATCCTACTTTTCATGGACGAAGcaa GGACTTGGTAAATGATGGAGCTGTGAAGCTGAGTTTTTGCAGCACTGAGGAGCAAATTGCAGACATAATGACAAAGCCTCTTAAGTTAGAGCAATTTGTGAAGCTTCGAAGGATGCTTGAAGTAATTGATGCAGCTGAAGTTTAA